The following proteins come from a genomic window of Elusimicrobiota bacterium:
- a CDS encoding ABC transporter permease, translating to MTGRRFFKNRLAWAGGTLLTLIALASVAAPALTSLKPDGQRLTERLRPPSRSHWLGTDDLGRDVGSRLLHGGRVSLRVGLVAVLISVVLGTLVGLAAGYFGGWVDGVLMRAVDIVLCFPTIFLILMVIAFLEPSLTNVMAVIGFTSWPGLARLVRGETLGLRERDFIWAARGLGLSAPRILFVHLLPHLVAPVLVSATLGVGGAILTESALSFLGLGVQPPTASWGNVLANGKDYLHVAWWLSLFPGAAILVTVLSLNMLGEGLRDTLDPRERS from the coding sequence GTGACCGGCCGACGGTTTTTCAAAAACCGCCTGGCCTGGGCGGGGGGAACGCTCTTGACCTTGATCGCCCTGGCGTCGGTGGCGGCCCCGGCGCTCACGTCCTTAAAGCCCGACGGGCAGCGCCTCACGGAGCGTTTGCGGCCGCCTTCCCGGTCCCATTGGCTGGGAACCGACGACCTGGGCCGCGACGTCGGGTCGCGCCTGCTGCACGGCGGGCGGGTTTCCCTGCGGGTGGGCCTGGTGGCCGTTTTGATTTCGGTGGTGTTGGGCACCTTGGTGGGCCTTGCCGCGGGGTATTTCGGCGGTTGGGTCGACGGGGTGTTGATGCGCGCGGTGGACATCGTCCTTTGTTTTCCGACGATATTTCTGATCCTCATGGTCATCGCCTTTTTGGAGCCGAGCCTCACCAACGTCATGGCCGTCATTGGTTTCACCTCCTGGCCGGGCCTGGCCCGTTTGGTGCGCGGCGAGACCTTAGGCCTTCGTGAGAGGGATTTCATCTGGGCCGCGCGGGGGCTGGGCCTGTCCGCGCCCCGGATCCTGTTTGTCCACCTTTTGCCCCACTTGGTCGCGCCCGTCCTGGTGTCGGCCACGCTCGGCGTCGGCGGGGCGATCTTGACCGAGTCGGCGCTTTCCTTCCTGGGGCTCGGCGTTCAGCCGCCCACGGCCTCCTGGGGCAACGTGTTGGCGAACGGCAAAGACTACCTTCATGTGGCCTGGTGGCTGTCCCTGTTCCCCGGCGCGGCGATCCTCGTCACGGTGCTGTCTTTAAACATGCTGGGCGAAGGCCTGCGCGACACTTTGGACCCCCGGGAACGCTCGTGA
- a CDS encoding CCA tRNA nucleotidyltransferase, with translation MTEKTMGGLLRRLADLPGPDRWIVGGLLRDALLGRPLADADFAVNGDARSLAETFARQNGGSFFPLDEERGTHRAVVGPLVFDFSRLQGRDLAADLGQRDLTINALALPAAAWGTPGWEKHIVDLHEGRRDLKAGRLRFVGPRVVAADPLRLLRLFRFAAELDFKATPAALALVRRHRKLLIRSAPERVREELLKTLSTPRAAPALSAMDKAGLLDVLFPEVVPMRRTGRDYYGAGGVLAHSIAAVASLEKLWEELPRQFPAFHKPLRAHLGEPFAGHPRFAHLKLVELFHDVGKPATAKKEGGEWHFYGHDAVGARIVAALSKRLRLSSEEGRSLSRQVGAHMRPGNLGHQPVLTDRAVYRFYRDLEESAVGLLIVSLADHFTYLSPRARLSRKDPVFRTIHKMLGGYFRRRDKVEPPRLLDGHTLMRALRLRPGPEVGRLLSLIREAQAAGEVKTLQDALRLAKSEVQAK, from the coding sequence ATGACCGAAAAAACCATGGGCGGTTTGTTGCGCCGATTGGCCGACCTTCCCGGGCCCGATCGATGGATAGTGGGCGGACTGTTGCGGGACGCTTTGCTGGGGCGCCCCCTGGCGGACGCCGACTTCGCGGTGAACGGCGACGCCCGGTCTCTGGCGGAAACTTTTGCGCGTCAAAACGGCGGCTCGTTTTTTCCGCTCGACGAGGAGCGGGGCACCCACCGGGCGGTGGTGGGTCCGTTGGTTTTCGATTTTTCCCGCCTTCAAGGACGGGACCTGGCCGCCGATTTGGGCCAGCGGGATCTGACCATCAACGCCCTGGCCCTGCCCGCGGCGGCCTGGGGGACGCCGGGGTGGGAAAAGCACATCGTGGATTTGCACGAGGGTCGCCGGGACTTGAAAGCCGGTCGGTTGCGGTTCGTGGGCCCCCGGGTGGTGGCGGCCGACCCCTTACGGCTTTTGCGACTCTTCCGGTTCGCCGCGGAGTTGGACTTTAAAGCCACGCCCGCCGCGTTGGCCCTGGTGCGTCGCCACCGGAAGCTTTTAATTCGCTCGGCCCCGGAGCGGGTTCGCGAGGAGCTTTTAAAGACCCTTTCGACCCCGCGCGCCGCCCCCGCGTTGTCCGCCATGGACAAGGCGGGGTTGCTCGACGTGCTCTTCCCCGAAGTCGTTCCCATGCGGCGCACCGGACGGGATTACTACGGGGCGGGAGGGGTGCTCGCGCACTCCATCGCGGCGGTGGCCTCGCTAGAAAAATTGTGGGAGGAGTTGCCGCGGCAGTTTCCGGCTTTTCACAAACCCTTGCGCGCCCACCTGGGCGAGCCTTTTGCCGGGCACCCGCGGTTCGCCCATCTCAAGTTGGTGGAACTTTTCCACGATGTGGGGAAACCCGCGACGGCGAAAAAGGAGGGGGGCGAATGGCATTTTTACGGGCACGACGCCGTCGGCGCCCGCATCGTGGCGGCGTTGTCCAAACGGCTTCGGCTCTCCTCCGAAGAGGGGCGTTCGCTGTCGCGCCAGGTGGGGGCGCACATGCGCCCCGGCAACCTGGGCCATCAGCCGGTGTTGACCGACCGGGCGGTTTACCGTTTTTATCGGGATCTGGAAGAATCCGCCGTCGGCCTTCTCATCGTTTCCCTGGCCGACCATTTCACCTACCTGTCGCCGCGGGCGCGGTTGTCCCGAAAAGACCCGGTCTTTAGAACCATCCACAAAATGCTGGGCGGGTATTTCCGGCGCCGCGACAAGGTGGAGCCGCCCCGCCTGTTGGACGGGCACACATTAATGCGCGCCTTGCGGCTGCGCCCCGGCCCCGAGGTGGGGCGGTTGCTCTCCCTGATTCGGGAAGCCCAGGCCGCCGGGGAAGTGAAGACCCTTCAAGACGCCCTGCGTCTCGCCAAATCGGAGGTTCAAGCCAAATGA
- a CDS encoding ABC transporter permease — protein MTAFLLRRLALTSVVLVGITLMTFLVMRLAPGGLTAGAGDLSARVSAVEQRKKFAAAYDLDKPWHLQYGRWLGRLARLDFGRSFKDDRPVLEKIGERLPNTLLLNVLSLGLVFLIAVPLGVLAAVKQNSLWDRAVSVLVFVGFSTPAFWLALMLMLLFGVRLGWLPVSGLHALNADEMSGVARLIDTARHLILPVFISAFSGLAGLSRFVRNGLLDVVRQDYIRAARAKGLPESRVIGRHALRNALLPVVTILGLSLPDLIGGGFIFETLFAFPGMGRLGFDAIMARDFPVVMGVGTIAAFLTLAGNFLADVAYAIVDPRVRLAGKRP, from the coding sequence ATGACCGCTTTTCTCCTTCGCCGTTTGGCGTTGACCTCGGTGGTCCTGGTGGGCATCACCCTCATGACTTTCCTGGTTATGCGCCTCGCCCCCGGCGGTCTCACGGCCGGCGCGGGGGACCTGAGCGCCCGGGTGTCGGCGGTGGAGCAGCGGAAAAAATTCGCGGCGGCCTACGACCTGGACAAGCCCTGGCACTTGCAATACGGCCGGTGGCTCGGGCGCCTCGCCCGGCTCGATTTCGGCCGGTCTTTTAAAGACGATCGGCCTGTCCTTGAAAAAATCGGCGAGCGGTTGCCCAACACCCTGTTGTTGAACGTCCTGTCCCTGGGGTTGGTTTTCTTGATCGCCGTGCCTCTGGGCGTTCTGGCGGCGGTCAAACAAAACAGTTTGTGGGACCGGGCCGTCTCCGTCCTGGTGTTCGTCGGATTTTCCACGCCCGCCTTTTGGCTGGCCTTGATGCTGATGCTCTTGTTCGGGGTCCGGCTCGGTTGGTTGCCCGTGTCGGGCCTGCACGCTTTAAACGCCGACGAGATGTCCGGGGTCGCGCGTCTCATCGACACGGCGCGGCATTTGATCCTCCCCGTCTTTATCTCCGCTTTCTCGGGCTTGGCCGGCCTCTCCCGGTTCGTGCGCAACGGACTTTTGGACGTGGTGCGCCAAGACTACATCCGCGCCGCCCGGGCCAAGGGTTTGCCGGAATCCCGGGTCATCGGTCGCCACGCCTTGCGCAACGCGCTCCTCCCGGTGGTGACGATCCTGGGTTTGTCCCTTCCCGACTTAATCGGGGGTGGTTTCATTTTTGAAACTCTGTTCGCCTTCCCCGGCATGGGGCGGTTGGGGTTCGACGCCATCATGGCGCGGGATTTCCCCGTGGTGATGGGGGTCGGCACCATCGCCGCGTTTTTGACCTTGGCGGGCAATTTTTTGGCCGATGTGGCCTACGCGATCGTGGACCCCCGCGTGCGGTTGGCCGGAAAGCGCCCGTGA
- a CDS encoding peptide-binding protein produces MPPRLLFLLFSFALLSSCSRDPLPEPALTGDGPPVNGDTFVEASLGDPTRLNPLLATDSASNTVNGHVFNGLVKYDRDLKLVGDLAASWTVRRGGLEIVFKLRPNVRWHDGAPFTAADVVFTHERLADPKVLTPFGADFALVRSVEAVDPLTVRVTYKEPFAPALESWGIGIVPRHVFAGRDFNAHPANRKPIGTGPFRFVELKTDEKAVLRANPDYFEGRPHLDRVIVRVIPDSSVQFLELRNQSIDTMGLRPDQYNAYDAYFQNHQKFRYPSFSYTFLGFNLKGLLFRDKRVRRALAMALDKREIIDGVLLGYGRSATGPFPPSSWAFDPTVPEIPHDPAAARTLLAEAGWTDTDGDGVLDKDGRPFSFTVITNQGNKLREQTAVILQSHLARLGVKVEVRVLEWSSFIHDFVDKGNFDAIILGWNLGRDPDQYLIWHSSQQGEGRYNFVGYENPIVDRLWEEGRRTFDRAARERVYRKIHRLLAEDLPYVFLYYPDSLPTVHKRFRNVEVAPAGLGWNFREWYVPKILQRYRLAEQ; encoded by the coding sequence ATGCCCCCTCGGCTTCTCTTCCTCCTTTTCTCGTTCGCGCTGTTGTCGTCCTGTTCGCGCGACCCCCTCCCCGAACCGGCCCTGACGGGCGATGGCCCGCCCGTGAACGGCGACACCTTCGTCGAGGCCTCGCTCGGCGATCCGACCCGCCTGAACCCCCTTTTGGCGACCGATTCGGCCTCCAACACCGTCAACGGCCACGTTTTCAACGGCTTGGTGAAGTACGACCGTGATTTGAAATTGGTGGGCGATTTGGCGGCTTCCTGGACCGTCCGTCGCGGCGGTTTGGAAATCGTTTTCAAGCTTCGTCCGAACGTGCGCTGGCACGACGGCGCGCCCTTCACCGCCGCCGACGTGGTGTTCACCCACGAGCGGTTGGCGGACCCCAAGGTGCTCACCCCCTTCGGTGCGGATTTCGCCCTGGTCCGGTCTGTGGAGGCCGTGGACCCGTTGACCGTCCGGGTCACCTACAAAGAACCCTTCGCCCCCGCCCTGGAATCCTGGGGCATCGGGATTGTTCCCCGGCACGTGTTCGCGGGGAGGGATTTCAACGCGCACCCCGCCAACCGGAAACCCATCGGCACCGGGCCTTTCCGATTCGTCGAATTGAAAACGGATGAAAAAGCCGTTCTCCGGGCCAATCCGGATTACTTCGAGGGCCGTCCCCATCTGGACCGGGTGATCGTCCGAGTGATTCCGGACAGCTCGGTCCAGTTCCTTGAATTGCGGAACCAATCCATCGACACCATGGGCCTTCGGCCCGACCAATACAACGCCTACGACGCTTACTTCCAAAACCACCAAAAGTTTCGTTACCCCTCCTTCAGTTACACCTTCCTGGGCTTTAACCTCAAGGGGCTTTTGTTCCGGGACAAGCGGGTCCGCCGCGCCTTGGCCATGGCCCTGGACAAACGCGAGATCATCGACGGTGTCCTCTTGGGTTACGGGCGGTCCGCGACGGGGCCCTTCCCTCCTTCCTCCTGGGCCTTCGATCCAACAGTGCCGGAGATTCCCCACGATCCCGCGGCGGCCCGGACGCTTTTGGCCGAGGCGGGTTGGACCGACACGGACGGGGACGGTGTTTTGGACAAGGACGGCCGCCCTTTCTCATTCACCGTGATCACCAACCAAGGCAACAAATTGCGCGAGCAGACGGCGGTCATTCTCCAGTCCCATCTGGCGCGCCTGGGCGTCAAGGTGGAGGTTCGCGTGTTGGAGTGGTCGTCCTTTATTCACGATTTCGTCGATAAAGGAAATTTTGACGCGATCATTCTGGGTTGGAATCTCGGACGGGACCCCGATCAATACCTGATTTGGCATTCCAGCCAACAGGGGGAGGGACGTTACAACTTTGTCGGTTACGAAAATCCCATCGTCGATCGACTCTGGGAGGAAGGCCGCCGCACCTTCGACCGCGCCGCCCGGGAACGCGTCTATCGTAAAATACATCGCTTGCTGGCCGAGGACCTGCCCTACGTTTTTCTTTACTACCCCGACAGCCTGCCCACCGTCCACAAACGGTTTCGGAACGTCGAAGTGGCTCCGGCGGGGTTGGGTTGGAATTTTCGGGAATGGTACGTCCCCAAGATCCTCCAGCGTTATCGGTTGGCGGAGCAATGA